Proteins from a single region of Segatella copri:
- a CDS encoding T9SS type A sorting domain-containing protein, translating to MKSILPIVIMIFSVSAYSQNKISYQYDAAGNRISREILFSQTQMAKKQNKINTDMLGKHKITISPNPTEGLLRVELLDGDVAVDGEAIVYSANGSLVASAPLKSSVTELNIGSCPSGIYLLQIKQGNSKLVWKIIKK from the coding sequence ATGAAGTCAATATTGCCTATTGTTATCATGATCTTTTCTGTGTCAGCTTATTCCCAAAACAAAATCAGCTATCAATATGATGCTGCTGGGAATCGTATCAGTCGAGAAATTCTGTTTTCTCAAACGCAAATGGCTAAAAAACAAAACAAGATAAATACAGATATGTTGGGGAAACATAAAATCACGATTAGCCCCAATCCAACAGAAGGTCTTCTTCGAGTAGAATTATTAGATGGAGATGTTGCTGTAGATGGGGAAGCCATCGTATATTCTGCTAACGGAAGCCTTGTTGCTTCTGCACCGCTGAAAAGTAGTGTGACAGAATTAAACATAGGTTCATGTCCTAGTGGCATTTACCTTCTACAGATAAAACAGGGAAATTCAAAGTTGGTTTGGAAGATCATAAAAAAATAG